A region of Shewanella psychromarinicola DNA encodes the following proteins:
- the menH gene encoding 2-succinyl-6-hydroxy-2,4-cyclohexadiene-1-carboxylate synthase produces the protein MVIISRFGRPHLPALLMLHGFLGSKDDWSILMPRLSQYFHCICIDLPGHGGNEDTLTSPGLHQAAELIVSKMHRMGYQQFHLLGYSLGGRIALHIAADFADSLLSLTLESAHPGLQDAQQQASRAKSDRLWANKLQHLALADFLALWYQQAVFSDLSEHQKQQLISIRRINDPQRLANCYMTTSLSLQQDCRNVLERLNCPCHFIYGVDDKKFAQVAIDWQAALAGSVNLQLHPLHAAGHNIHSLHPQLFIDTLLTLLCLDPLMGSKE, from the coding sequence ATGGTTATAATCAGTCGTTTTGGCCGACCACACTTACCTGCATTGTTAATGCTACATGGCTTCCTTGGCAGTAAAGACGACTGGTCTATTTTAATGCCCCGTTTAAGCCAATATTTCCATTGTATTTGTATTGATTTACCTGGGCATGGCGGTAACGAAGATACCTTAACCTCACCGGGTTTACACCAAGCTGCAGAGCTGATTGTCAGTAAAATGCACCGCATGGGTTATCAACAGTTTCATTTGTTGGGCTACTCTCTTGGGGGTCGGATAGCGCTGCATATTGCAGCTGATTTTGCCGATTCGCTACTGAGTTTAACACTCGAATCAGCCCATCCTGGGTTACAAGATGCTCAGCAACAAGCCTCCCGAGCCAAAAGCGACCGTCTCTGGGCTAACAAACTCCAGCATTTAGCCCTAGCGGATTTTCTGGCACTTTGGTACCAGCAAGCGGTATTTAGCGACTTGAGCGAACATCAAAAGCAGCAACTTATTTCAATACGCCGTATTAACGATCCGCAACGCTTAGCCAATTGTTACATGACAACCTCACTGAGCTTGCAACAAGACTGTCGAAATGTACTTGAGCGGCTCAACTGCCCATGCCATTTTATATATGGTGTTGATGATAAAAAGTTTGCTCAAGTGGCTATAGATTGGCAGGCGGCACTCGCAGGTTCAGTCAATTTACAATTACACCCATTACATGCTGCAGGACATAATATTCACAGCCTGCATCCTCAATTGTTTATCGATACCCTACTGACGTTATTGTGCTTAGATCCGCTAATGGGTTCAAAGGAGTAA